One Candidatus Methanoperedens sp. genomic region harbors:
- a CDS encoding alkaline phosphatase family protein → MVIGLDGATLDLIRPWAREGKLPMFQKLISESCCGNLESSRPPITIPAWNCLATGKNPGRIGCFSFIQKSSGSYDFRVYSKTVDKEEDIWDILSDNGSKVFILNAPNILSAYRINGHMVAGSLCTNEDRLTYPKELGEELRNLNYEMDMTDPDIFGSLNDKEFSRRHKEITEKHCKVLFKFLDKPWDFGFFVFTELDRVQHQFWDKKDILLSHYQNIDNKLRQIINKIEEGGEKPNIFIVSDHGFGPNKKAFLVNEFLINRGLLELKRTPILDIIRNLVSILRKPIILKMITPLLTISFIRPLYRNITRQTGRTPIRWERTQAFSYATWGTIYINLAGREPQGIVKEEDYEKLRDEIIDGLEKISVKAYRREEVYSGKYLNLAPDIILDTDDNINSITSKVGYGSEFVEWHGGSHRLNGTFIVRGPDIKENFEINAKITDVAPTILHMLSMPVPKDMDGRILKEIFKVDSPIMEREIKYIDSDNREMIRKRIAALKRLDKI, encoded by the coding sequence TTGGTTATAGGCCTGGATGGTGCAACACTGGATTTGATAAGACCTTGGGCGCGCGAAGGTAAACTGCCAATGTTTCAGAAGTTGATTTCTGAAAGCTGCTGCGGGAATCTGGAAAGCTCAAGGCCACCTATTACAATTCCTGCATGGAATTGTCTTGCAACCGGTAAGAACCCGGGCAGGATAGGCTGCTTTAGCTTTATACAGAAATCTTCCGGAAGTTATGACTTCAGGGTATATTCCAAAACGGTTGATAAAGAGGAAGATATATGGGATATCTTAAGCGACAACGGAAGCAAAGTTTTTATCTTAAACGCACCAAACATTCTTAGCGCATACAGGATCAATGGACATATGGTCGCCGGGAGCCTGTGCACAAATGAAGACAGGTTGACATATCCGAAAGAATTGGGAGAAGAGTTACGTAATTTAAATTATGAAATGGATATGACAGATCCAGATATTTTTGGAAGCCTTAATGATAAAGAATTTTCAAGAAGGCACAAAGAGATAACAGAGAAACATTGCAAAGTCCTTTTTAAATTCCTGGACAAGCCCTGGGACTTTGGTTTTTTTGTATTTACCGAATTGGATAGGGTACAACATCAGTTCTGGGATAAAAAAGACATTCTTTTGAGTCATTATCAAAATATAGATAATAAATTAAGGCAGATAATCAATAAAATTGAAGAGGGAGGTGAAAAGCCCAACATATTCATAGTATCAGATCATGGTTTTGGGCCAAATAAGAAAGCCTTCCTTGTAAATGAATTTCTTATAAATAGAGGTCTCTTAGAGTTAAAAAGAACACCAATCCTCGATATTATCAGGAATCTGGTTTCAATCCTTAGAAAGCCTATCATCTTGAAAATGATTACTCCATTATTGACCATTTCTTTCATAAGACCTCTGTATCGAAATATAACCCGGCAAACCGGAAGAACTCCTATACGCTGGGAAAGAACACAGGCTTTCAGTTATGCTACGTGGGGCACGATTTACATAAATTTGGCCGGCAGGGAGCCGCAGGGGATCGTCAAAGAGGAAGATTATGAAAAATTGAGAGATGAGATTATAGATGGATTGGAAAAGATATCTGTAAAGGCGTACAGAAGAGAAGAAGTGTATAGTGGGAAATATTTGAATCTGGCGCCTGATATCATCCTCGATACAGATGATAATATTAACTCTATAACTTCGAAAGTTGGTTATGGTAGCGAATTTGTTGAATGGCATGGTGGATCGCATAGATTGAATGGAACTTTCATCGTCCGAGGACCGGATATAAAGGAGAACTTTGAAATAAATGCGAAAATAACTGATGTAGCGCCAACGATTTTGCACATGCTCAGTATGCCTGTTCCAAAAGATATGGATGGTAGGATTTTAAAGGAGATTTTTAAAGTCGATTCGCCAATAATGGAAAGGGAGATAAAATATATAGACTCAGATAATAGAGAGATGATTAGAAAAAGAATAGCAGCACTGAAGCGTCTTGACAAGATATAG
- a CDS encoding S8 family peptidase, with amino-acid sequence MKISTVYNKIAIFIIISLVLGTGLAGAKLGTDSTRIVITLDSQTVKDNVIKAVQDNGGTFVRETLDNKLIFYIPTASLNNQISILTIPGAAYIEEDAQIQIPTPIIEVAGPGENIQLTPNDPLYPNQWGMRMIEANKMWDTPKGKGDSRLIVAVIDTGVDYTHEDLAAVNKTLGYDFVNNDNDPMDDMGHGTHVAGIIAATMNNKKGVVGVAPNVTVMPVKVCNAYGSCYTSDIADGIRWAVDHGAKILSISLGGPSPDQQTSDATKYAVLTKGALVIAAAGNSGLEQPSYPGAYPWVLAVGALDSTGKRASYSQYGNFLDLMAPGSNIISTVPKGACELCDPSGYEYLSGTSMATPHASGVAALYWSYNLSFTNKQVGIMLLKFADDLGTPGWDKYYGYGRVDAYPQDG; translated from the coding sequence ATGAAAATATCGACTGTTTATAATAAAATTGCAATATTCATAATTATCTCATTGGTTTTGGGAACAGGTTTAGCGGGTGCAAAGCTTGGAACTGATTCAACAAGAATAGTGATCACGCTTGATTCCCAGACAGTTAAGGATAATGTAATCAAAGCAGTACAGGACAATGGCGGAACGTTTGTTAGAGAAACGCTCGACAATAAATTGATCTTCTATATTCCGACTGCGTCTCTCAATAATCAGATATCCATTTTAACAATTCCGGGTGCAGCTTATATAGAGGAGGATGCACAGATCCAAATTCCGACCCCCATAATAGAGGTCGCAGGTCCTGGAGAAAATATTCAGCTAACACCCAATGATCCTTTGTATCCCAACCAATGGGGCATGCGTATGATAGAGGCGAATAAGATGTGGGACACTCCTAAAGGGAAAGGGGATAGCCGGTTAATCGTAGCTGTTATAGACACTGGAGTGGACTACACTCACGAGGACCTCGCTGCTGTGAATAAGACTTTAGGATATGATTTTGTGAATAATGACAACGATCCTATGGATGATATGGGACACGGCACGCATGTAGCAGGCATAATTGCTGCCACTATGAATAACAAAAAAGGAGTGGTAGGGGTTGCGCCAAATGTCACAGTGATGCCCGTTAAGGTGTGTAATGCTTATGGTTCATGCTATACGTCTGATATAGCAGATGGCATAAGATGGGCCGTGGACCATGGGGCAAAAATATTGAGCATCAGCCTTGGAGGACCTTCACCGGACCAGCAGACCTCTGACGCTACCAAGTATGCAGTTTTGACTAAGGGCGCACTGGTTATTGCAGCAGCCGGCAACAGTGGATTAGAACAGCCCAGCTATCCTGGTGCTTATCCATGGGTTCTTGCTGTGGGAGCTCTTGATTCAACTGGAAAAAGAGCTTCTTACAGCCAATATGGAAACTTCCTGGATCTAATGGCCCCTGGTTCCAACATAATCTCAACTGTTCCAAAAGGTGCATGCGAACTCTGTGATCCATCAGGTTATGAATACTTGAGCGGTACTTCAATGGCCACACCCCATGCGAGCGGAGTTGCCGCGCTTTATTGGTCATATAATCTGAGTTTCACCAATAAGCAGGTCGGTATCATGCTACTCAAATTTGCGGATGATCTGGGAACGCCAGGCTGGGACAAATATTATGGTTATGGTAGAGTGGACGCTTATCCGCAGGACGGATGA
- a CDS encoding GTP-binding protein codes for MNEQKLKFVIVGHVDHGKSTLIGRLLYDTNSLPEGRIEEIKQLCESLGKDIEFGYVMDHLEEERDQGITIDTAQTFFSTKKRDYVIIDAPGHVEFVKNMMSGASQAEAAVLIVDAEEGVKEQTKRHAYILGMLGLSQVIAVINKMDLADFEQKRFEKVKNDLMEFLSNVKIQPSYVIPISAKNGDFIANRSGTMDWYKGPTLLEALDTFKTKESANEKPLRYVVQDVYSFDKRIIAGRVESGIIRKGDRIKVLPSGEETRVKSVEEYLKNVTEAEAGKSIGITTEDKLFIDRGNIIVSNADLPGVTSRIKANVFWMDRIPFKKGECLRFRCATQEVNCEIEKINSVINSSTLELIAEDANEIKNREVANIVIRTDKPVVVENFNKMEVLGRFVLGREDTCAGGIITELV; via the coding sequence ATGAACGAACAAAAACTGAAATTCGTAATCGTGGGACATGTTGACCACGGCAAAAGCACGCTCATAGGAAGGTTGTTGTACGATACCAATTCCCTCCCTGAAGGAAGAATTGAGGAGATAAAACAACTCTGTGAGAGTCTAGGTAAGGACATAGAGTTCGGTTATGTGATGGATCACCTGGAGGAGGAGCGCGATCAGGGCATCACCATCGATACTGCGCAGACATTTTTCAGCACGAAGAAAAGAGATTATGTGATCATCGACGCTCCCGGTCATGTGGAGTTCGTGAAGAACATGATGAGTGGCGCATCGCAGGCGGAAGCAGCAGTGCTCATTGTGGACGCGGAAGAAGGCGTAAAGGAGCAGACAAAGAGACATGCTTACATCCTGGGGATGCTCGGGCTGTCGCAGGTCATCGCGGTTATCAACAAGATGGACCTCGCGGATTTCGAGCAAAAAAGGTTTGAGAAGGTGAAGAATGACCTTATGGAATTCTTATCCAACGTTAAGATTCAGCCATCCTATGTGATACCTATTTCGGCAAAAAATGGAGATTTCATAGCCAACAGATCGGGAACTATGGACTGGTATAAAGGTCCTACTCTCCTTGAAGCGCTGGATACCTTCAAAACAAAAGAAAGCGCGAATGAGAAACCTTTGCGCTACGTTGTCCAGGACGTGTACAGTTTCGACAAGCGCATTATCGCAGGAAGGGTTGAAAGCGGCATAATAAGAAAGGGGGACAGGATCAAAGTCCTGCCTTCAGGGGAGGAGACGCGGGTAAAGAGCGTGGAAGAATATCTGAAAAATGTCACAGAGGCAGAAGCTGGAAAGAGCATCGGAATTACCACCGAGGATAAACTCTTCATCGATAGGGGCAATATTATCGTCAGCAACGCTGACCTGCCGGGGGTAACCAGCAGGATAAAAGCAAATGTCTTCTGGATGGACAGGATCCCTTTTAAGAAAGGGGAATGCCTGCGGTTCAGATGTGCAACCCAGGAGGTGAACTGCGAGATAGAAAAGATCAACAGTGTCATCAACTCTTCAACGCTTGAGCTGATAGCAGAGGATGCGAATGAAATAAAGAACAGGGAAGTGGCAAATATCGTAATCCGGACTGATAAGCCTGTTGTGGTGGAGAACTTTAATAAGATGGAAGTGCTTGGAAGGTTCGTGCTAGGAAGAGAGGATACCTGCGCTGGCGGGATCATCACGGAGCTAGTATGA
- a CDS encoding ribbon-helix-helix protein, CopG family, producing MPDKVTIKIPKELYENLQKMIEGTGFSSTTEFIVFVMRTMASTGRLKEEDKLTEQEVQVIRDRLKKLGYL from the coding sequence ATGCCAGACAAGGTAACGATCAAAATACCAAAGGAGCTCTACGAAAACCTTCAAAAGATGATTGAAGGCACGGGTTTCTCCAGCACAACAGAATTCATTGTCTTTGTCATGCGGACAATGGCTTCAACAGGCAGGCTGAAAGAAGAAGACAAACTCACGGAACAGGAAGTTCAGGTCATAAGAGATCGGCTCAAAAAGCTCGGCTATTTGTAG
- a CDS encoding flippase, whose protein sequence is MSESLGKIAKGAAIAFAGMLAFTFFEFVTRVIIARHATPGEYGAFSIGFALLNIFVMVSCLGLQGGATRCIAYFRGKGENGTVAGIVYSSLQLSIAAGLFFFLVVFFSSDFLKEIFHLEQSMVLKLFAIAIPFLTVIEILSYIFIGFDRIKEKVFFRDILMYLLRVSGIAFAFIIGFGFLGMMYAYLLPTVIVAVVFAGYAIKKLSIKLKDNAVVRKKLLRFSIPLLVTFISTVIITRADTLMLGYFKTSDIVGLYNAAVPFAQLLPIFLTSIGFIYVPISSQLYSKNLVEDIRRNYAVLTKWVVIVTLPFFFIMFLFPEAVLNIIFGSSYEQAGNALRILLLGALVQVITGPNALTLVVTAKTKLNMLDDLIGLIVNLSLNFLLIPTLGIAGAAIASSTSLISINVLKSAQIFWMNKIHPFTLNFIKVLITSTIFISVIYILLAHLTSTTITIWMLMMFFFLFLTAQVAGLIITKSFDKDDMILLQDVKRILNKNAKAPL, encoded by the coding sequence ATGAGCGAATCGCTGGGAAAAATCGCAAAGGGCGCGGCGATCGCTTTTGCGGGGATGCTTGCCTTCACTTTTTTTGAGTTCGTCACCAGGGTGATCATTGCCAGGCATGCAACCCCTGGTGAATACGGCGCATTCAGTATAGGATTTGCGCTGCTGAACATCTTTGTTATGGTCTCCTGTCTGGGACTGCAGGGAGGTGCCACACGGTGCATTGCATATTTCAGAGGGAAGGGGGAGAATGGAACGGTAGCAGGGATAGTGTATTCATCTCTGCAGCTTTCTATCGCTGCGGGATTGTTTTTCTTTCTGGTTGTTTTCTTTTCATCGGACTTTCTAAAAGAAATATTTCATCTTGAGCAGTCAATGGTCTTAAAGCTGTTCGCAATAGCAATTCCTTTTCTCACGGTTATCGAAATTTTGTCGTATATCTTCATTGGATTCGATAGAATTAAAGAAAAGGTTTTTTTCAGAGACATCCTGATGTATCTGCTAAGGGTTTCCGGTATTGCATTTGCCTTCATTATTGGATTCGGTTTCCTGGGAATGATGTATGCGTACCTGCTGCCGACGGTGATCGTGGCAGTGGTGTTTGCCGGGTATGCGATTAAGAAATTATCTATAAAACTGAAAGATAATGCAGTGGTAAGGAAAAAATTGTTACGCTTTTCGATACCGTTGCTAGTCACATTTATCTCCACGGTGATAATCACAAGAGCGGATACATTGATGCTTGGATATTTTAAGACTTCAGATATCGTTGGCTTATATAATGCCGCTGTCCCTTTTGCACAGCTTCTTCCGATTTTCCTGACCTCCATAGGTTTTATATATGTTCCTATCTCTTCGCAGTTATATTCAAAAAATCTGGTCGAAGATATTAGGCGGAACTACGCAGTATTGACAAAATGGGTTGTGATAGTTACGCTGCCTTTTTTCTTTATTATGTTTCTTTTTCCAGAAGCCGTGCTAAATATTATTTTTGGTTCTTCTTATGAACAAGCTGGCAATGCGCTTCGAATACTTTTGCTTGGCGCATTGGTTCAGGTGATAACCGGGCCAAATGCCTTAACGCTGGTGGTGACCGCAAAAACTAAACTGAATATGTTGGATGATTTGATTGGTCTGATAGTGAATCTCTCTCTGAATTTTTTACTTATACCGACATTGGGTATTGCTGGCGCTGCCATAGCATCTTCAACATCCCTTATCTCAATAAATGTGTTGAAATCTGCCCAAATTTTCTGGATGAATAAGATACATCCATTCACCTTAAATTTTATAAAGGTTTTAATAACATCAACTATATTCATATCTGTTATTTATATCCTCTTGGCACATCTAACCAGTACAACGATAACTATCTGGATGTTAATGATGTTCTTCTTTTTGTTTTTAACAGCCCAAGTCGCAGGCTTAATCATTACAAAGAGTTTTGATAAAGATGATATGATTTTGCTGCAGGATGTGAAAAGAATTTTAAATAAGAATGCAAAAGCCCCTCTTTGA
- a CDS encoding M4 family metallopeptidase: MNQNRTKLKKSSKGLRPGFQIIIIGIVWLMIAAIFPVAQAGAETASSRVSSSDDETAFQASLSHLQTQAAEWGIKDAKEEFRLRRVARDDLGIIHVRLDQMYNGIPVFGQQMIVHINSNGSLQSVTGSYKAGITVQTQPKISGQIAREKALQFFNGPVTNNPETELLVYPMDGITTLVYRVVMEDESAPKRIVAFVDAMTGKIIDSYDDLQTFLPSTEVQTQLVKEQDSSDKKTLSVTTVAPAKGIGRSLYSGTINIITLNQSKKYYTLDPLKGSGSQVSGYMRTSDLNNGYSGDGIIFSDLDNVWGNGQNTDRATAGVDAHYGAEMTWDYYLQSFNRKGIYNDNKGTLSRVHYGVKYNNAFWDSSCRCMTYGDGDGITFSPLVSLDIAGHEMTHGVTESVAGLIYTRQSGGLNEAMSDIFGTIVEFYAASRGANKTPNYLIGEDAYTPAIPGDALRYMNNPTKDGHSIDNFLDYRDGIDVHYSSGIANNAFYLLAEGGTHRLGGKVTGIGKAKAMRIFFRALDVYMIPTETFSQARAHTIQAATDLYGASSQEVTSVKQTWDAVKVV, translated from the coding sequence ATGAATCAAAATAGAACCAAATTGAAAAAATCGAGTAAAGGGTTACGACCAGGTTTTCAGATAATCATCATAGGAATTGTGTGGTTGATGATTGCAGCAATATTTCCAGTTGCACAGGCGGGCGCTGAAACTGCGTCGAGCAGGGTTTCAAGTTCTGATGACGAGACAGCTTTTCAGGCGAGTCTTTCACATCTCCAGACGCAAGCTGCAGAATGGGGAATCAAAGATGCTAAGGAAGAGTTTCGCCTTAGAAGGGTCGCCCGGGATGATCTCGGCATTATCCATGTCCGTCTTGATCAGATGTACAACGGGATACCAGTATTTGGACAGCAGATGATAGTCCATATCAATAGTAATGGGTCTCTTCAGTCAGTGACGGGTAGCTACAAAGCAGGCATTACGGTGCAGACCCAGCCCAAAATCTCAGGTCAGATAGCAAGAGAAAAAGCACTTCAATTCTTCAATGGACCGGTTACGAATAACCCAGAGACTGAATTGTTGGTCTATCCCATGGATGGAATAACAACGCTCGTTTACCGTGTTGTGATGGAAGATGAGAGTGCACCGAAAAGAATCGTGGCATTTGTGGATGCTATGACAGGTAAAATAATTGATAGCTATGATGATCTGCAGACCTTTTTGCCTTCAACCGAAGTGCAGACCCAGCTCGTGAAAGAACAGGATTCTTCAGATAAGAAAACGCTTTCTGTTACGACTGTAGCCCCTGCAAAAGGGATTGGTCGTAGTTTGTACAGTGGAACAATCAATATCATTACTCTTAATCAATCGAAGAAGTACTACACGCTTGATCCCTTAAAAGGTTCAGGGTCTCAGGTAAGTGGCTATATGCGCACAAGCGACTTGAATAATGGTTATTCTGGAGACGGAATCATATTTTCTGACCTGGATAATGTTTGGGGCAATGGTCAAAACACTGATCGTGCCACAGCAGGCGTTGATGCGCACTATGGCGCTGAGATGACTTGGGATTATTATTTGCAGTCTTTCAACCGAAAGGGGATATACAATGACAATAAAGGGACGTTATCTAGAGTCCATTATGGAGTTAAATATAACAATGCCTTTTGGGACAGTTCATGCAGGTGCATGACATATGGAGACGGGGACGGGATTACCTTTTCACCTCTTGTTTCTCTGGATATCGCTGGGCATGAGATGACGCATGGGGTTACAGAATCCGTAGCGGGTCTCATTTATACCAGACAATCAGGTGGACTTAACGAAGCGATGTCGGATATCTTCGGGACGATAGTGGAATTCTATGCTGCTTCCAGAGGCGCCAATAAAACACCAAATTATTTAATCGGTGAGGATGCCTACACACCTGCCATACCTGGAGATGCTCTCCGTTATATGAACAATCCAACAAAAGACGGACATAGTATTGATAATTTCCTTGATTACAGGGATGGGATCGATGTGCACTATTCCAGTGGAATAGCCAACAATGCATTCTATCTGCTCGCCGAAGGAGGAACGCACAGGTTAGGCGGTAAGGTTACCGGCATAGGTAAAGCTAAAGCCATGCGAATCTTCTTTCGAGCGCTCGATGTCTATATGATCCCGACTGAGACCTTTTCCCAGGCGCGGGCTCATACAATCCAGGCTGCAACGGATTTGTACGGAGCAAGTAGTCAGGAAGTCACATCTGTAAAGCAGACATGGGATGCTGTAAAAGTTGTTTGA
- a CDS encoding sulfite exporter TauE/SafE family protein, with protein MAVLIALMLPVFYLKLYISILVAAMGIATVPRLKTRNEFSWKKIMGLGVLATFNKGISGGGYGPLIVSGQILSGVETKNSTGMTTQAEGACCIGVITYFILGTNVDWMLAPYLITGSLISVPLSVYTVQRMPVKQFISAIGAATTLLGLFSLFRLFN; from the coding sequence ATGGCTGTTTTGATTGCATTGATGTTGCCGGTATTTTATCTTAAATTGTACATCAGCATCCTTGTCGCTGCAATGGGCATCGCTACAGTTCCCAGACTTAAGACCAGGAATGAGTTCTCGTGGAAAAAGATCATGGGACTTGGAGTCCTTGCCACCTTTAACAAGGGGATTTCCGGCGGAGGATACGGTCCGCTCATAGTCTCGGGGCAGATACTCTCAGGGGTGGAAACAAAAAATTCAACAGGTATGACCACGCAGGCTGAAGGTGCCTGTTGTATCGGTGTTATTACCTACTTCATTTTGGGTACGAACGTTGATTGGATGCTCGCTCCGTATCTTATCACCGGCTCCCTGATTTCAGTCCCGCTTTCTGTATACACCGTCCAGAGAATGCCTGTAAAGCAATTTATTTCAGCAATAGGGGCCGCAACGACATTGCTTGGTCTATTTTCACTGTTTAGATTATTCAATTAA
- a CDS encoding sulfate adenylyltransferase subunit 2: MDHLDKLESQSIYIIREAYKQFKDIAVLWSIGKDSTTLMWLVRKAFYGRVPFPALHIDTGYKFKEIYQFRDEWTKKWGLKLVVGSNDDSIKAGMRPDKRDKLSCCGQLKTEALKQTIDKLRYKALLLGIRRDEHGIRAKERYFSPRNKQFEWDYKDQPPELWDQFKNKQHGEQHIRVHPLLHWTELDIWMYIQREQIPIVSLYFAKNGKRFRSIGCEPCCNPVESEADTVDKIVEELKTTKVAERSGRAQDKERAYMMQKLRALGYM, from the coding sequence ATGGACCATCTGGATAAATTAGAAAGTCAGAGTATCTATATAATACGGGAGGCTTATAAACAGTTCAAGGACATTGCAGTACTCTGGAGCATAGGGAAGGACTCAACTACGCTGATGTGGCTTGTGAGAAAAGCATTCTATGGGAGAGTCCCTTTTCCTGCGCTGCACATAGACACGGGCTACAAGTTCAAGGAGATATATCAATTCAGGGACGAGTGGACAAAAAAATGGGGCTTGAAGCTTGTGGTTGGAAGCAACGATGATTCGATAAAAGCCGGTATGAGACCTGATAAAAGGGATAAACTGTCATGCTGCGGGCAGCTCAAGACCGAGGCCCTGAAGCAGACCATAGATAAACTCAGATACAAGGCGCTGCTGCTGGGCATTCGCAGGGATGAGCATGGGATACGAGCAAAAGAAAGATACTTTTCACCCAGGAACAAGCAGTTCGAGTGGGATTATAAGGACCAGCCCCCTGAGCTGTGGGACCAGTTCAAGAACAAGCAACATGGAGAACAGCATATCAGAGTGCATCCTTTGTTGCACTGGACAGAACTTGATATCTGGATGTATATACAGAGGGAGCAAATCCCCATAGTGTCTCTGTACTTCGCAAAGAACGGAAAGAGGTTTCGGAGCATCGGATGCGAACCGTGTTGCAATCCTGTGGAATCTGAAGCTGACACTGTGGATAAGATCGTTGAGGAGCTTAAGACCACAAAGGTCGCTGAAAGAAGCGGGCGCGCGCAGGACAAGGAAAGGGCGTACATGATGCAGAAATTAAGAGCGCTGGGCTACATGTAA